The Prionailurus bengalensis isolate Pbe53 chromosome D3, Fcat_Pben_1.1_paternal_pri, whole genome shotgun sequence DNA window AGGTTACCCAGCCAGAGTGACAGCTAGGGTTGTAGTTTCTATTTCCTGAGCCTTTAATCCTTTGACTGAGTCTGTTCCATGAAAATTGAGTTCGTAGGTTATACGTTCTGTTTAATGAGGTGGGTGTACTTCTGTGCTCTCTACTTACCCAGGTCCTTCAGGGGGCCGTTCCCTTTTCCACCCTCTCTAGAAACTCTTCCTCAGCCACCCCGGGCCCAGGCCACCTCCCAGAGCTGTTCCCATCCACACCCCTCGGCACCGGGCATTTGTGGCCCCATGTTGTCCTTCAGCAGCTGTTTCGGCTCCCCAGTTGCATTCTGAATCCTTCCGGGGCCGGGCCTATATGGAgacgttaaaaatagaactaggcTAGGCCGTGTGCTGTCAAGGTTTCCGGCCCTGGGAGGATGAATCTCTTGTGGTATATTATGTTCAGCATCTCTCTGGTTATTACACATCATTCCAGTTTTTTTGTGGCGGCGGACAGCTGCCTGAGCTTCCCGGAAGGTGCTTAGTGTCCATCTCAGTTCTCTGTGCCCCCAAGGCCCCACCGCCCTTCACGGAGTCACAGGCAGGTTTTGCCAAAGCAGTCTCCGTTTCCCTGTGGGTCACAACACCTGTCctcactccccccctcccctcccctgtctcccagGTGCCTACATGCAGCCCGGGGCACGGGAGAACATCGCCTACCTCACCCACACGGAGCGGAGGAAGGACTTCCAGTACGAGGCCATGCAGGAGCGACGGGAGGCTGAGAACATGGCCCAGAGGGGCATCGGCGTGGCCGCCAGCTCCGTGCCCATGAACTTCAAGGACCTCATTGAGACCAAGGCCGAGGAGCACAACATCGTCTTCATGCCAGTCATTGGGAAGCGACACGAAGGGAAGCAGCTCTACACGTTTGGCCGCATTGTCATCTACATCGACCGCGGGGTGGTGTTCGTCCAGGGCGAGAAGACCTGGGTGCCCACCTCCCTGCAGAGCCTGATTGACATGGCCAAGTAGAGGGCAGCAGGCTGGACACGTGCACTGGAGACGGACGTGGTTATGAATAAACAGTGTTTGAAACTGGCCTTGAAAGAGTACTTACTCTCCATCCGGGAGTATTCCCTATCAGGTCAGGTTGCCAGCAAAGGACATAAGACACAACGCTCAGGAGGTACATCTTTATGCCGAGCCCTTCCACAGCACGTCCTCGTCTAAGGGGGAGAACCGAATGGAATATTCCCAGTGCTCTGCAATCTGGCCCACTGCAAAGAAGGGGGCTGTCGGCACTCCCTCCGTGGAGCCTCCCCCGTCCTCTCCGGGGGCAGCTGCTTCTGCCTCGGCTGGCACCGTGTCATGGTGACTTCAGGTCAGCTGCCGAAGGACCTCTCGTCTTGTTCCTGATGATTTCAAGGTCCTCACAGTCCCCATAGTCTGGTTCTTCCCGAAATGCCCACGTGTCCATGGGGAGCTGTTCTAACTTCTGTACAGGGAACCAGTGGACGGAGGTGTCGTTGAATACGTCCGCGTACTGTGGCGTCTCCGGCAGCCCAAGCTCCTCCAGTCCCTGCAAAACCTGAGCAGGAACATTCAGATGTAAAATGTACAAACCGGACGGTCACAGTAAACCCCACGCTCCTGTGTGTGATCTGTTAGTCACCCCatgttaccttaaaaaaaataaaaggactagGATATTTTAACTCAAGTGCTTTTGGTGATGAACTGGAAGGTCCAAGGGCAGTGAGTATGTAGGGCTCGATACTGAGAATGAAGGGCAGGTCATCGCTTTCTGCGACACAGAGCGACGGAGAAAGCTCAGCGGGCGCAGTACCTTCACCGCGCCCTCCGTGAGCCCCTCGTCAGCGTCCTCCCACACACGTCCAGGCAGAGTTCTTCACAGGAAGGGAGAAGCGGTCTGGTCCCACACCCTTTCCCATCCCCGCCCCTTTGTTTAGATACCTTTGCGACGTAGGGATAATTTTTCTGCAGAATCCTTGCCAGCAAcctagaaattaaagaaaacaacgTCACGACTAGGAGGAATGAGAGCGTATTACAGAAAAGCAAGGCGGCTTAAAGgcaacaaatgttttaaaaaggagggggacTGTGGAACAGGTGCAGTAatcagagaaagcatgagccccccccccccccccatttcatcAAGGGAGATGTGGCGGTGGACACCCGGGTGTGTGTAGGTGTGAGCAGCTGTGGGAGAGGTCGGTTTCCCCCACTTTCGGAAACTTGTCCGtcataagggaagggagggaatcTTGGCAAAAGACTCCTTAACTCGTGCTGCAGCCCGACTCGGGGTTCACGCCCCGCTCTGAGCCCGTCCGGGTTCCTACGGGAAAGTGTCTCTGGGCACGAGAGTCATGGCAACGTCTCCCGCTTGTGGGTCCGTCAGGAACGGGCACGTCCCCGTTCCCCGCTCACCTTTCCTCAAGGCCCCTGAAGCTGTTCCCGATGACGACCATCTTGGAAAGGGCGTCTACCGACCAGTTGCTCCACAGGAGGTTGTTGTACAGGGCCGTCCCGCAGTGGGGCATGTAAAAGACGGTGGGCTCGCCCCACACGCTGCGTCTTCCCTCCTGGGGGCGCCACACACACAGTGTAAACCCCTCCGCTctgagcaggaggggagggggaggaccgAGCTGAGCGTTCTCaccacaaagtaaataaaagcgTACGAGTGTGAGTGGACACGCGTGTTAATGAACCTCGCTGGAGTCGCTTCACAACGGACACGTGTATCCGATTACCCCGGACGCCTTCAACCCGTATTCCAGGTTGTGTCAGCCTCGCTGGAAAGAACAGTGAGCTGCGGGGAAGGCAGGTGAACCTATCCCCTGGAAACAGATGCCCCCCTCTCTGGAACGCTTCTGTCCTAATGTAGCACGACTGAAACTTATACAGCGACACGGGGCTACAAGTCTGGAAATCGCGATGTCCAGAAAGAACCTGTGTCGACTGAATAAATGTGTGTCCTGTGATCGCAGCTCTGGGTCCGCAGAGGGGCCTTTGGGTCCGTGATAGCAAGGGCAGGATGGAGGGCAACGGTTACTGTGCCCGTGGACTGTGCTTGGTGAACTCCAGGCCTCCTGTGTCCCTTTCTGCAGACCCCTATCACAGTCGGTCCTTTCCAGCTGTCCCCTGGGGGATACAACTGTCCCCTCTTTGAGAACCGTGGCTCCATAGCCAGACCCGCGGCAGGGACACAGGCCCTCCCCCTGCTGCCTGGGCCTGCCTCCCCTGGGCCTCTGCGCTCCGTCCTCTTCTCCCTTGTGTTCATGAACGGGCAGTGGCTCCCCAACAGCCGCTCTGCACAGGCGGCCTGTGCCCCTGCCTCGGTCCCTCCAGCAGACACCCGGTGGACCTCCGGTCCCGGCTCGGCTCTGACCCAGGACTCCCTCCAGCCAGGGCGGGGTGCCTTCCCCTCTCAGCTCCAGCAAGTGGTGGCTCCCCCTCACTGTTGTGCTCGCCGTTTACTGGTTACAGGCCACATGCCTTGATGGGACCACGGGCTCCCTGAAGACCGGGCCTGCATTTATCTTGGCCTCCCCCCAGATCTCGCCCAGCACGGGGCAGGCACTCAGAAAAGATGGGGTGAAGGGAGCAGCACCGTTTCAGGGCCTCGCCAACACCGGCAAAGGATTCTCTTCTCTCAGCTGGGCCTAGCTTTTGAGTTTCGTAAAAAGCAAGGAGATGGCTGTTTTGGAACACAGGAATCAGAGGATTATTCTGTCTGCAATCCCCCAAACAAGGCAAAACTACTTGCAGAAGTCTGTGCCTGTACGCTGGCTTCTGCCCTCTGCCTAGGAAAGGACtgtctgtcttccagggctcagaAATTTCACATGCCAACTATTTAGGGCATGCAGGGCACAGCATCTACCCGCCACCCAGCCAGACGCTACGGGTGTGATGGCTACAGATTCAGAGAGAGCTATTCTGTCCCCTTCCATACCCTCCCCTAGGACAGTAAATTCCAACCAGGAGGCCCTCATTGGAGGCACCAAGACTGTAGCCCTTCATTTTTTCATCCCACAGTAAATACCAATTTAGTAAATTACCATAGTCCCTGGACACACAATTCTCACAAGAATTTtgcaaacaggggcgcctgggtggctcagtcagttaagcctcgactgttgctttcggctcaggtacGATcccacaattcgtgggttcgagccctgcactgggctccatgctgctggtgcagagcctgcttggttcttgttcgttctgtctctctctccgcccctccccttcttacactccctcaaaagaaataaaaggaattttgcAAATATAACAGGTTTCAGTTCACGCCACTTGTacgatttatttttctgtgatggGTACCACATAGGCCACAATGTGGGTACTGACGGGTCCCACGTTCCAGGCACTGGGAAGCCAAGTGTGTGGTGGGAAGGGATGACTGCTGTCTCGGAGCGAGGGTGTCCACATGGCACAGCCCAGGGTCCCGTCAGTTACacagcccccccctccccttcccctcccccactcacctcgtTCTCACTGAGGACAATCACACCGAGGCTATTCAGAACTGCAATTTCTAGTTGGCTAAACACAGGGTCGTACACCCAGCAGTGCCTTCTGGGAATCTGCGGGAGGGAAGAATGAGTCCCGTCAACCCGAGGATCCGTGTGCAAGACCAGCGGAGGGGCGATAAAGAAGAATCCAAAACTTTACCTGGCACTTTtccaggaagagaagcaaaaacgTTAGCTGGTTTCTAGCCATGACGCAGGTGGCAAAGTTCCCAAGACCGTAGCATACACACTTCAGACGGCAGGTTCCGGGCACCAGGGTCTCTCCTGGGAGGCAGCAGGGGGCCGCATCCGACTCATCTGGCGAGGAGTTGAGATGCAGGTTTCCAAAGACTTCCGAGAGAGTCCCCACTGGGGCCTTCAGTTGTTCCAGATGTTTCATCAGACAGCCGTTGATGGTTTCTGAAAGAGCAGGCCCGGAACACAGTCAGAGGGCATGCTCTGGCCCAGTGAACCCAACCATCCACACGAGGCCACAGCCCCAGGGAGAAAAGGAGGCCAGTAAAGGCTTCAGCTCCTCAGAACGAAGGCTGCAGGCCTCACTCCCAAACATGCCTGGGGCATGCGGCCACGCCCGCCCACACAGACAGGCTGTCCTGGTCCCTGCATGCCCACGGCCTGCAACCCCACAGATGTCTCCAGCAAAAAATAGGTTTCATTTATGGGCACAGTTTCCACCTAAAGCTCTAATGGGAGCTCATTCTAATTTGGTGGGAGGTGCCTGGTAAGTGCGGGTTATGCTCTGAAGTACCTACTTTTTTGATGACAACAAAGAACCGAGGAGCAGAGCTCTCAACATTGTGTAAAaagttcaaagaataaaaaaggtaGACTGGGGCTTTTGAGTCTAACAAGAAATAATCTGTTTACATCTTCTCCTACAGCAGCGGGTTCTCTGGTCTCTCCTTTCATTTCACTGGCACTGAACTTACTTGAACAAACctgcacccaaaaaacaaaaggccCTATGTTTCCACAGCAAGACAGCAGTTTTCACTTCTTAGTGAAGAGATCTGTGAATGAGACCCCCGGCTGGGAAAGGGCACGTGAGGAACTGATTGGTAAAAGCAGTTCTGGAAAAACTTGACAACAGATATCAACTCAGTCACCGCCTTTTCACTGCATAATTCCTCTTCCAGGAATACATCCGAAGAGAATCACCCTACATTTGGTAAAAGCTTTACGCGTAAAGGTGCTCCCTGCACCGTTATGTagaatgaaaaatgaaggaaaaaataattaaatgtccCCCCATACAGACTGTGACTGCTGGTATGTTTGCCGCACATGTTAATATTCAGATGGCCACAGATTCTGTCGAGGAGGAGGTTACAACCGTGTGGGGAAAAACAAGCCTCCACTGCAAAGTAGGGGAAAAGAGCTCGCTAAGTATACATTTCAACAATGACAGTGACAGCTGGACGTATGGTCTCCCATGCACAGGCAAACACTGTTCCAAGCACTTAACTGAATagcctcatttaatcctcaaaattacACCACAGGGTGTGTGCTTTGTTAcctctctttcaaagaaaaactgaggctcagagttaAGTGCCAAGGCACACGGTTATAAGTGGGAAGTCAGAATGAGAACCCAGCATGGACACCGCTCTGTGAAGAAAATATCATCCAGTGAGGACTGTGTTCCTTCCTTTGCCCACATTCAGGCTCTCCTCCCACACCTACCACCCCCAGCCTTCGCCAGGCGGTACCCACCTAGGGCCAGACTCCAGAAATCAGAGAGAAGCAGGTCCTccctgttaagaaaaaaaaggcatggtCATCTCCCAACCTTCTCCAGGCCGCCCCCACCAGTGGCCCTCCTCCTGACCATGAGCTGGATGCAGGGATTCACAGGGTGCATGTCCAGAGCCAGACCGGCACTGCCGGCACTCCGAGAGGGCAGAAGGGTGGCTGGAGGATGACCCAATTCCCAGGGACTGGTCTGGGTCAGTCCACCCCACCGCCTGGCACAGATGCAGAGCTCCATAAATAGTTGCTAGCTGCCCAGGTTTAagctctctgagtttcagtttcctcacccctATGATGGGGAAAAGAATCATACCTATCAAGCAGGATTATGAAAGGGATCAAATAAGTCAACACACAGCACTGTGCCTTGCAtacagcaggtactcaataaacagtCTTTGCCTTATCACAACTAATTCCAAGGTGGAAgtaaaaggagagacaaaaacagTGTCTAGGCTTTCTTTATTCAGGTCAACCAGCTTATGCAAAACCAGAGCAAAACACTGTCaacagtgatttaaaacaaaCTGATGAATTtgtccaatcaaaagatatacaATGACTGAAAACACCAACCCATCCATGTGATGCCCACAAAAGACGCACTTTGGACATAAGGACAACACAGACCGAaagtgaggagacagaaaagatgTTCTGTGCGAGTGGAAACCAGAAGAGAGCTGGGagagctatacttatatcagacaaaatagaatttaaccTAGAGGCAGACCAACATTTTTGGGATGCTGCAAAAATGGTTCTAAGTGgtaagtttatagcaatacaggcctacctcaagaagctagaaaagtCTGAAATAAATAACCAAATGTTACACCTcacaaactagaaaaagaacaaagcccaaagttagtagaaaggaaataacaaagaccagaacaaaaataaatgaaatagattccaaaaaaagataggaaaaaagatcaacaaaagaGCAGATTTTTTGAACGagtaacaaaattgacaaacctttattTACCTAGACACaccaagaacaaaagagagagagagaggggactcaaaatcagaaatgatagAGGAGATAttacaaccaaaaaaacccaaaagatcaaAGGGACTACTGTGAAAATACACAGCAACAATTTGGACAACCCAAAAGAATAGGCAATTTCAAACTTCCAAAAAGACAAAAGGCCAGAACTAGACGGCTTTAATGGTGAATTCTACCACTGAGAGAATGAATACTGATCCTTCCCAAGCTTCCCcctaaccaaaataaaaaacaaaaacaaaaaaaccccaaaaaacagaagagggaatgcttccaaactcatttctggggccagcattaccctgatgccaaaaccagacaaggacactacaaaaaaattacaggccaCTGTCTTTGATAAATttggatgcaaaaatgctcaacaaaatactagcaaaccaaattcatcCACATGCTAAAAGAATCATACACTATGATCAAGCGGGATTTACTCCAGGGATGCAGGGATAGTTCACACATGCAAATTAAtgaacatgatacatcacattaacaaaatgaagaataaaaatcatatgatcatgtTGAGAAATGCAGGGAAAGAATCTGACAAAAtttaatatccatttatgatGGATATTTcccaacaaagtgggtatagagggaacatacctcaacataataaaggccacatgtGACAAGCCCAACGTAACATCACATTCAATGGCGAGAAGTTtcagctgttattattttttctaatatcagGAATAAGATAAAGATACCCACTTTTGCTACTTCTATTCAATATAGAATTCGAATCCCAGCCAGAGCAAttaccaagaaaaacaaataaaaggcatcgaaataagaaaggaaagaagtaaaactcgctatttgcagatgacatgtggaaaaccttaaagactccccCCCAAAACCTGttcaaactaataaatgaattcagtaaagttgcaggatacaatatCAATACACAAAAGTCTGTTCcacttctatacactaataattagctatcagaaaaagaaatttagaaggtGATCCCATTtgaaattgcatcaaaaagaataaaacaccgaggaataaacttaaccaaggaggtgaaagcctatatactgaaaactataagacattaaggaaagaaatcaaaaacacaggtaaatggaaagatgttctgtgctcatgcattggaagaacagtgttaaaatgtctatactacccaaagccaccTACAGACACAacgcaattcctatcaaaattctaatcgcagttttcacagaaatagaaaaaaggatcCCCAAATTGGTATGGAGTCATGAAAGACTGAATAGCCAGAGCCatcttgagaaaggaaaacaaagctaaaggcatcacacttcctgatttcagatttctactacaaagttacagtaatcaaaacaatatagtaTTGGCAttaagacagacacacagatcaatggaacagaagagaaagcccagaaataaacccaaatatataGGGTCAAACactttatgacaaaggagccaagaatatacatgAGGGAGAGAACagcctctttaataaatggtgttgggaaaactggacagccacatgcaaagaatgaaaccaCTATTTT harbors:
- the SRRD gene encoding SRR1-like protein, encoding MTSGGAPLTSEGMAAAALEPWQAAAPRRKRRSAARCPRGREAAAGGLEAEPETDGRVVLRRIREAREDLLLSDFWSLALETINGCLMKHLEQLKAPVGTLSEVFGNLHLNSSPDESDAAPCCLPGETLVPGTCRLKCVCYGLGNFATCVMARNQLTFLLLFLEKCQIPRRHCWVYDPVFSQLEIAVLNSLGVIVLSENEEGRRSVWGEPTVFYMPHCGTALYNNLLWSNWSVDALSKMVVIGNSFRGLEERLLARILQKNYPYVAKVLQGLEELGLPETPQYADVFNDTSVHWFPVQKLEQLPMDTWAFREEPDYGDCEDLEIIRNKTRGPSAADLKSP